CGCCCGGACTGAAGGGGTAGCGCGAATGTGCAAAAAATTTTACTCCCGTCTAAGATTTATCACCGCAAAAATTATCAGCAATATAAACGTAACTAATATCGCAGACATTCCGCCGTCAAATCCGTAAAACTCCGCGATAAAACCTGTAATTAGCGGCATTATTGTCCCTCCGCAGCAGCCTATCGTGAATAATATTCCCATCGCTAACGGGTATTTGTTCGTGTAAGGTGCTGACGACGCGTAAATTATCGGGCTTATTCCAGCCATACAGAATCCCAAACACGCAACACTAAGCGCAATAAAAATTTTACCTTCAGACTTCAGCATAACAGCAAAGAAAACCGCCGCCCCTATTCCAGAAATCAGCAAAATTTTTTTCTCATGCACGTATTTAGCAAGCCAAACACAAAATAATCGACCAGTCAGCATAACTAGCCATAATAACGAAGCCATTGACTGACTGAAATTCATCGTCATTGATTTATGATTCATGTAAGTAACAAGCCAGCCGTTTACAGCAAATTCACAGCACAGGTACAGGAACATTAAGCAGGAAATTATAATAAATCCAGAGTCCTTGAGAAATTCTATAGATTTACTCGATTTATTTGCTTGAGAGTCAGAGTCAGAATCTTTCAGAGTCTCAAGCGCGGAATAATCTTTTACTGACACAAACAAAATTAATTCAATCAGGCCAAGTGCAATAACAAAAATTAGTCCCGCCCTCCACGTTATAAGCCTCAATATAGAAAATATCAACGGCGCAATTATCGCACCTACAGCAAAAAAAGCGTGAAGCAAACCCGTAGCTCTATTATTACCACCCGATAAAATTATTACTCCACGCTGCGAAAAACTTATAGAACTTCCCCGCCCGATTCCTATTAATGCACACGCAAAAAATAACATAACATGCAATTTGCTCAGAATTAACAGCGAAAATCCAGCAAGTATAAGCATAGTCATGAGAATAATAGATTTTTTCTGTCCGAGATATAAGCCCGCAAGACCGATTAATATTCCTGATACAAGATTTCCCAGCGAATAAAATGACAATAATGCACCGCTTAAACTTTCTGATAAATTATAGGCCGCCCTAATATCCGGAAGCGCAGAACCTATTGTTATCATCACGACCCCGCAGTAAAAAAACGCATAATAACACGTGTAAAATAATTTCTTGTCCGTCATTATAAATTTACTTCCTTATATGCTAATGTACCCGCAATCGTGCTATTTTGACGCGCTATTATTATCACGGTTTTATTATGTATGAGACTGTTAATCGAGTTATTGTCAAGTGATATTGCATTCTCATCGAGCAGCACAATCGGAGCGTCTTTCAGTATAGCACGGGCAAGAAAAATTTTTTGACGTTCTGACTCCGAGAGACTCAAATTTTCGCGCGGTCTTGAGAGTAAATTTTCACAATCTGCTAATTTTGCGGCCTTGATTACGTCTTTATCAGCTGCATTTTTCCGGCCAAGTCTAATATTTTCCTCCACTGAAGAATTTATTAACTGCGAGTCACGCGATATTACAGCAAATAACGACATTAATTTTTCAGGGTCGAACTGATTAATATTTTCTCCGCCGATTTTAATAGCTCCCTGTTCAACGTCCCAGAATCTTAGAATCAATTGCAAGGCCGTAAAATTATTTTCTCCCGTCAAAATAGTAATTTCTCCCTGCTTGGCTGTGAACGAGATATTTTGCAAATTTTTATAGCTCACATTCTGAAATTCGAGAGTAAAATTTTTGTTCGTCAAGATTTCTGAACCTGTCTGCAAGGGCTGAGTCAAAATTTCGTCTGCGGGCTTGTGTTCGTTCTTGAGTGCTATAACGTTTATTAACGGCTCATACATGCGCAATACGGTTAATATGAACAAAATAAAATCTGACATTCTCAGCGAGTCATATAATAAAGCTCCTGCAAAAACTGTAGAGACAACGCCGAATTTCAGCACTTGACATGCACAGACAGCAAAAAATTCATTCACACGCGCAAGAATTAAAGCAACAGGCACCACCCATAAAGCAGCCAACGCAAGCCGCCAGTTTATATAAATCAACGGCAATGACATAAATACAATAAATATCAGCGCGCCCGCAAATGGTGCAGTAAAACGGGATTCTTTGTTCTCGAAGCTCTCACAGTCCTTCATTATTTGAGCAGCTAAATCTTTCGGGGGGTTATCGCTGAAAAATGAGAGTGAAATTTTCCGCAGTCTCTCAAGCAGAGTCAACCGCCTGAAATTTGACTCTTTAGACGATGCCGAGAACGTCATATTATACTGGAACCATGACGAAGCAAAT
This DNA window, taken from Synergistaceae bacterium, encodes the following:
- a CDS encoding ABC transporter ATP-binding protein, yielding MLWLKNKFLLSDGGTINLFLAVIACLFQNFALILPVGLIYSLIMLLSVINIGGFNMSDSRAVFYLGAAFICALLIFASSWFQYNMTFSASSKESNFRRLTLLERLRKISLSFFSDNPPKDLAAQIMKDCESFENKESRFTAPFAGALIFIVFMSLPLIYINWRLALAALWVVPVALILARVNEFFAVCACQVLKFGVVSTVFAGALLYDSLRMSDFILFILTVLRMYEPLINVIALKNEHKPADEILTQPLQTGSEILTNKNFTLEFQNVSYKNLQNISFTAKQGEITILTGENNFTALQLILRFWDVEQGAIKIGGENINQFDPEKLMSLFAVISRDSQLINSSVEENIRLGRKNAADKDVIKAAKLADCENLLSRPRENLSLSESERQKIFLARAILKDAPIVLLDENAISLDNNSINSLIHNKTVIIIARQNSTIAGTLAYKEVNL
- a CDS encoding MFS transporter, coding for MTDKKLFYTCYYAFFYCGVVMITIGSALPDIRAAYNLSESLSGALLSFYSLGNLVSGILIGLAGLYLGQKKSIILMTMLILAGFSLLILSKLHVMLFFACALIGIGRGSSISFSQRGVIILSGGNNRATGLLHAFFAVGAIIAPLIFSILRLITWRAGLIFVIALGLIELILFVSVKDYSALETLKDSDSDSQANKSSKSIEFLKDSGFIIISCLMFLYLCCEFAVNGWLVTYMNHKSMTMNFSQSMASLLWLVMLTGRLFCVWLAKYVHEKKILLISGIGAAVFFAVMLKSEGKIFIALSVACLGFCMAGISPIIYASSAPYTNKYPLAMGILFTIGCCGGTIMPLITGFIAEFYGFDGGMSAILVTFILLIIFAVINLRRE